ACTGCCGCGCAAGCAGCGACTCGCGCCGGTCCGCGCATTCCTGTTTTTTCATCCGTAGAATATCGGCCGCCTTGGATTGAGCCTGCTCGCGCATGGAGCGCGCCTCGGCCTCCGCTTCCCGGAGAACCCGATCGGCGTCCCGCTCCGTTTCATGAATCCTGTGCAAGATATCCTGATCCTGGATCGGCCGATCGTCCATAAAGTGGGCCCTATCTTACTCGTATCCGATGAAAACTGTCAATTGGGGAGGCCGCGCGGCTCGCCGATCGATCCGTTCAGGCCCTGGCAATAAGAACGGCCAGATAAATCACGCCCAAGGCCAACACGAGATTAATCCGAGCCAGCCAAGGAACCAGTCGCCGCAGACGCGAGGATGGAGGGTCTTCCGCCGCCGGCCGCGAGGTAAGCAAAGGTCCCAGGATAAAATCGTGGAGGGCGCTCAGGACAATCATGACGGCGACCAGCGAGAGTTTGAGCATGAGGAGGCGGCCGATCAGCGTATCCCATTGGAGCTGGAGATGGACGACGTTCAGAAAACCCGTGAACAGCAATACCATGACGGCGATCCAGCCCACGCCTTTGGCCGCGGTTCCCACCGTCCCGAGCAGCTCCCGGCGCGTGTCCTGGGGAAACCGCCGCAGCGCGGGGGCCAGGATAAGGCTGATAAAGATCATCCCGCCGATCCAGACGACCGCCGCAAGAATATGAAGCCAGACCACGATCCCCCAGGACAGAAACTCTCCGATGGGTCAGCCTCCGATGCCGGACATGGCGATCTGGTACACCGGTTCGGGATCTTCCGCGAAATGATTCCCGGCCGGTTTGCGGTAGGCCGTTTCGAGAATGAGGTTGGAAAGCTCGACGTCGCTCCAACCCTGCCGCAGGGGAGTCTTCAGGTCCACCCCGTCCTCGTGGGCGAGGCAGAGTTGAAGGCGACCGCGGGACGACAGTCTTAAGCGGTTGCAGGTGGAGCAGAACCGCTCGCTCACCGGACTGACGATCCCGATCCGGGCCGGCGTTCCCGCGATCCGGAATTCCCGGGCCGTGGAGCCGTTTTGAAACGGCAGCGGGATCAAGGGATATCTCCGCTCGATGCTTTGTTGTATCTCCGCCGCCGAAACGAAACGATCGCGGTTCCCGATCCCGACAGACCCCAGCGGCATCACCTCCAGGAACCGATGCGTCACGCCCTTGGAGACCGCGAACTCGACCAACCCGGGCAGCTCATCGTCATTGATCCCCCGCAGGACCACGGTGTTGAGCTTCACCGGCGTCAGCCCGACCTTAAGAGCCCGGTCGATCCCCGCCAAAACGTCCGACAATCGGCCGCCGCGCGTGATTCGATGGAAGCGGTCCGGATCCAGGGAATCGAGGCTGATATTGATCCGGTTCAGACCGGCGGTTTTCAGTTCCCAAGCCGCCGGGGCGAGACGCGAGGCGTTGGTGGTCAGGGATAGATCCGCCCGTCTCCCGATTTCGCCGTCCCTGGCAAGCATCGCGACCAGAACGGGCAAGTCGCGTCGCACCAGCGGTTCCCCGCCCGTGATACGGACCTGTGTGATTCCCAAACGGCAAAGGATGCGAACAAGACGGCGAATCTCCTCAAACGTGAGGAGTTCGCTGCGGGCTTCTTGCGGCTCGCCCGCTTCCGGCATGCAATAAAGACAGCGCATGTCGCACCGATCGGTTACGGACAAGCGCAAATACGACATGGAACGGGAAAACCGGTCCACCAGACGGCTCATGTCGCGTTCTTTCCCTTCGAATCGTCTTTCGGCGGCTTGTCTTTATCAGGAAGGGAAGGCGGTTCGTGTTCCGACATGGATTTTCGGAATCCGCGGATGGCCTTGCCCAAACCTTCGCCGATCTCCGGCAGTTTTCCCACGCCGAAAATCAACAGAACGATCACCAGGATGACCAGCAACTCCGGCATGCCGATTCCGAACATGCTTCACCTCAACGCCGATGGATTTTTGGGGCAGC
This Nitrospiria bacterium DNA region includes the following protein-coding sequences:
- a CDS encoding DUF4149 domain-containing protein, with the protein product MVWLHILAAVVWIGGMIFISLILAPALRRFPQDTRRELLGTVGTAAKGVGWIAVMVLLFTGFLNVVHLQLQWDTLIGRLLMLKLSLVAVMIVLSALHDFILGPLLTSRPAAEDPPSSRLRRLVPWLARINLVLALGVIYLAVLIARA
- the moaA gene encoding GTP 3',8-cyclase MoaA, coding for MSRLVDRFSRSMSYLRLSVTDRCDMRCLYCMPEAGEPQEARSELLTFEEIRRLVRILCRLGITQVRITGGEPLVRRDLPVLVAMLARDGEIGRRADLSLTTNASRLAPAAWELKTAGLNRINISLDSLDPDRFHRITRGGRLSDVLAGIDRALKVGLTPVKLNTVVLRGINDDELPGLVEFAVSKGVTHRFLEVMPLGSVGIGNRDRFVSAAEIQQSIERRYPLIPLPFQNGSTAREFRIAGTPARIGIVSPVSERFCSTCNRLRLSSRGRLQLCLAHEDGVDLKTPLRQGWSDVELSNLILETAYRKPAGNHFAEDPEPVYQIAMSGIGG
- the tatA gene encoding twin-arginine translocase TatA/TatE family subunit; translated protein: MFGIGMPELLVILVIVLLIFGVGKLPEIGEGLGKAIRGFRKSMSEHEPPSLPDKDKPPKDDSKGKNAT